From a region of the Sesamum indicum cultivar Zhongzhi No. 13 linkage group LG3, S_indicum_v1.0, whole genome shotgun sequence genome:
- the LOC105158762 gene encoding uncharacterized protein LOC105158762: MSNCYSFSLPPLMYLSFSGRCRFRHTIVTSAVGRRHHRRRLLKYSSDSTLTPTQQPTIFRLSDDTLQITLKPPLNSLQQLEGKLHQFLNYGREAFDDLRTVVTVDGNNGGVVISCRRSTVEFLIALLVSSLVVVTAFRGLFKLRENRGEVLVYKRDRSLGGREVVVGKRETNWSTSHKSTPLSGDNANYYQKKRKRKPLGRRRVEELPQWWPQVVNWGLHDTGNKEEYQTMANQLIRAIMDRKMSGEDISTNDIVQLRHICKTYGVRTFITTANARDSLYRVSINFVLDYCESMSNVSTSIQINGEDVREFIAGLADNIGLESAYAARMVSAAVAARTRSRILQAWALEVQNKHSEALVELFKVCVIHRIFPPAENSPEMEMVARGLDKSLSVEQREYILNSFIDVCGKDIDQSLVEALGLGGARYEQGSGHA, from the exons ATGAGCAACTGTTACTCTTTCTCTCTTCCACCACTCATGTACCTCAGCTTCTCAGGCCGGTGTCGCTTCCGCCACACTATCGTCACTTCCGCAGTCGGCCGCCGCCACCATCGCCGTCGTCTCCTTAAGTACTCCTCCGATTCCACGCTGACACCCACACAGCAGCCTACCATCTTTAGGCTCTCCGATGACACCCTCCAAATAACCCTAAAACCCCCTTTGAATTCCCTTCAACAGTTGGAAGGAAAATTGCATCAGTTCCTCAACTACGGCCGTGAAGCTTTTGATGATTTGAGGACTGTCGTCACCGTCGACGGGAACAACGGAGGGGTGGTAATCTCCTGCAGGAGGTCCACTGTTGAGTTTTTAATTGCACTCCTTGTGTCCAGTTTGGTGGTCGTTACTGCTTTCCGGGGTTTATTTAAACTCCGGGAAAACAGAGGTGAAGTACTGGTATATAAGAGAGATAGGAGCCTGGGTGGCAGAGAGGTGGTGGTTGGAAAGAGGGAGACAAATTGGTCTACAAGCCACAAATCAACACCATTGAGTGGGGATAACGCTAATTATTatcagaagaaaagaaagaggaagccATTGGGCAGGAGGAGAGTGGAAGAGTTGCCGCAGTGGTGGCCGCAAGTAGTGAATTGGGGTCTCCACGACACCGGCAATAAGGAGGAATATCAGACGATGGCTAACCAATTAATTCGAG CAATCATGGACCGCAAAATGAGTGGGGAGGACATTTCAACAAATGATATAGTTCAG TTACGTCACATATGCAAAACATATGGAGTGAGGACCTTCATTACCACTGCAAATGCACGTGATTCACTTTATCGtgtttcaattaattttgttttggacTACTGTGAGAG CATGTCAAATGTATCCACCTCCATTCAGATTAATGGTGAGGATGTTCGGGAGTTTATTGCTGGGCTTGCTGATAACATTGGACTTGAGAGCGCTTATGCCGCAAGAATGGTATCTGCAGCTGTTGCTGCACGCACACGATCAAGAATCCTGCAGGCTTGG GCATTAgaagttcaaaataaacattctGAAGCACTAGTTGAACTGTTCAAAGTGTGCGTTATTCACCGTATCTTCCCGCCTGCAGAGAATTCA CCCGAGATGGAAATGGTTGCACGAGGCCTTGACAAGTCTTTAAGTGTAGAACAAAGAGAGTATATATTAAACTCTTTCATCGATGTTTGTGGAAAAGATATTGATCAAAGTCTGGTGGAAGCACTGGGTTTG GGAGGAGCCAGATATGAACAGGGAAGTGGCCATGCATAA
- the LOC105158761 gene encoding chitinase-like protein 1 — translation MAANFNMGFAISVVIIAAVAGVWVVAAQSSKEIIVKTVKGQKVCDQGWECKGFSKFCCNQTISDFFQTYQFENLFAKRNTPVAHAVGFWDYKSFITAAAKYQPLGFGTTGGKLTQMKEIAAFFGHVGAKTSCGYGVATGGPLAWGLCYNKEMSPSQDYCDEYYKYDYPCAPGAQYYGRGAIPIYWNYNYGAVGEGLKEDLLNHPEYIEQNATLAFQAAMWRWMTPVKKGQPSAHDAFVGNWKPTKNDTLAKRFPGFGTTMNILYGDNVCGQGDVDSMNVIISHYQYYLDLMGVGREEAGPHEVLTCAEQAAFNPSYKSSS, via the exons ATGGCGGCGAATTTCAACATGGGTTTTGCGATCTCAGTTGTAATAATCGCGGCGGTGGCCGGTGTATGGGTGGTTGCTGCCCAGTCGTCGAAGGAGATAATTGTGAAGACGGTGAAGGGACAGAAGGTGTGTGACCAGGGTTGGGAGTGTAAAGGATTTTCCAAGTTTTGTTGCAACCAGACGATTTCGGATTTCTTCCAGACCTACCAGTTTGAGAATCTCTTCGCCAAGAGGAATACTCCAGTGGCTCATGCCGTCGGGTTCTGGGATTACAAGTCCTTCATTACTGCTGCCGCCAAATATCAGCCACTTGGGTTTGGCACCACCGGCGGTAAGCTGACTCAGATGAAGGAAATCGCCGCCTTTTTCGGCCATGTCGGTGCCAAGACTTCCT GTGGTTATGGGGTGGCCACCGGTGGACCACTGGCATGGGGTCTGTGCTATAACAAGGAAATGAGTCCCAGCCAAGATTATTGTGATGAGTACTACAAATACGACTATCCATGTGCTCCTGGAGCTCAGTACTATGGCCGTGGTGCTATACCAATTTACTG GAACTATAACTATGGAGCCGTAGGTGAAGGCCTCAAGGAAGATTTGCTAAACCATCCTGAATACATTGAACAAAATGCCACCCTGGCCTTCCAGGCAGCGATGTGGAGGTGGATGACACCTGTCAAGAAAGGACAACCTTCAGCTCATGATGCCTTTGTCGGAAACTGGAAGCCCACCAAGAACGACACCCTGGCCAAACGATTTCCTGGATTTGGAACCACAATGAACATTTTGTATGGGGATAATGTTTGTGGTCAAGGTGATGTTGATTCCATGAACGTCATCATTTCTCATTACCAGTATTACCTTGATTTGATGGGTGTTGGTCGGGAGGAGGCAGGACCCCATGAAGTACTCACCTGTGCTGAACAGGCTGCTTTTAATCCGTCCTATAAATCCTCTTCTTGA
- the LOC105158759 gene encoding uncharacterized protein LOC105158759, with translation MIMSVRSPLVVIASLMQSTIAKHSVIVPVQDDAQFVAIQESIFANKRKMGVPEIQETAKNQDDGQVQCGLNIQVIDDTALIDPSLVGNGRIGRNDQESEKEKKPKRRGGKARRKKEALNGRVETQASLDKKGKKRLVVEYSRKEMEALRFKDLEDQKKKWAEVYSGLGAFVAQEYDGLVNSVNIHQKQRVPGFEFDPRSRFQKSANLDAVDAMGRGNHLRIFAH, from the exons ATGATAATGTCTGTACGCTCTCCTCTCGTCGTCATCGCAAGCTTGATGCAATCTACCATTGCCAAGCACAGCGTCATCGTTCCTGTCCAAGATGACGCCCAGTTCGTCGCCATTCAAGAATCCATCTTCGCCAACAAGCGGAAAATGGGCGTCccagaaattcaagaaactgCCAAGAACCAGGACGACGGGCAGGTCCAATGTGGGCTCAACATTCAAGTTATCGACGATACTGCATTGATCGATCCTTCCCTTGTTGGGAATGGGAGGATTGGCAGGAATgatcaagaaagtgaaaaggAGAAGAAGCCTAAACGTAGGGGAGGGAAAGCTAGGAGAAAGAAGGAAGCTTTGAACGGACGCGTTGAGACTCAGGCCTCGCTTGACAAGAAAGGGAAGAAGAGATTGGTTGTGGAGTATTCGAGGAAGGAGATGGAGGCTCTGAGGTTCAAGGATTTGGAAGATCAGAAGAAGAAGTGGGCTGAGGTGTATAGCGGGCTTGGGGCGTTCGTGGCGCAAGAGTACGATGGGCTGGTGAATTCTGTTAACATTCATCAGAAGCAGAGGGTCCCGGGTTTCGAGTTTGATCCGAGGTCCCGCTTCCAGAAATCTGCTAATTTGg ATGCCGTGGATGCAATGGGAAGAGGAAACCATCTGAGAATCTTTGCCCACTGA